TAAACGTTACCCGTATATTTTTGTAAGGCTTATTTGAGGTGTTAGTCTTGATGTAGATTCTTAATATATTGACTGTAACTGTGGGTTACTAGCAAtactccctttaagctgcgtggatGTGCACCGCACTGGAGGTCCCGCGTAGCCAATCAGcaggcttttaaattgaaaaacgcATGCATGCAGGTATTGGGCCCTCCAAAAATTACAAGGAATATTGTTTACTAGTCATATTTTTCTCAACAAATGCAGGTGCATATTACATCACAAATGTGTACAAGAAGTGGAGCATTTTCTATGGCGAATACTGTAAGGCAATTTTGACATTTGTTTTGGTCACAGTTAAATGTCAAACCATGTGCTCTTCCAATTTTATTTTGGTAGGTAAATGAAAGCTTTGCCATTCATTTAGTAGCTGAGGAGCCAGTAACCGAGGTAACAGATAGAGTGGTTTCATGCGATGGTGGTGGTGGAGCCCTTGGTCATCCTAAGGTGTACATAAACTTGGTAAGTATTTGGCTGAAATAGATGTTGTGTAAATGCTTATGGTAGTAAGGAAACTCACAAATTTTCCTGACGAAAATTTTTACtgagatatatatatatgcatatgaCTCTTGCAAAGAAAATTGATCGACTTTATATACAGATAAAACTAATGTGTACACACGAGTTATATGCGACAAGAATATGTTAAACTTGCATCGCttcaaattttttgattacataaacAATACTTTTTACCAGATTTCATAGGTATATTCTGTATTGATAGGTTAGAAGCGTGCTATGTTTATTTTTTAAATACCATTCATTATTAATATTATTATGGAGGAAAACTGGCTGATTGCCACATAAGATTTCTATTTTAGAGAGGTCAATTTTGTCTGGGCATGTCCCATGATCTCTCTCTTCCctgagactgaaaaactgaagcaaGAACAATTCTTGGATACTTACTTGCTGAGTACAGAATAACATTGCAGAGATCTCAAAGCAGGACACCGATTTGCCCTGTTAAGCAGTGATGTGTGGCTTTGGACACCTTAAAATGTAAAGgaggcgactgctgccaacgaactggaagtaATCTGTGCATGCGTGCTGCCGGTTTGTCAAGGGAGCGGGttggttaaaagtttttttaagccAGGAAGGAAGATGGGTTATTGAGAAAGCTGGGAAAATTTTTAAAAGGTTGTGAAGGTAGCGGGCTGGTGAAAAAGCAGGGAGAATTTAAACAAACCATAGCTTGATTGTTTTTTTTACAAAGCAGATCAATCATGCTTCTGGTTGTTGGAGTGAGCAGTCTGTTTCTGCacagcttccggttcgttggcaggagtcactctgtAATGGTAAAATGTTATATAATGCTGTAGCCTTACTTATTCAATCATCTGTATAACATACTTAATGTTTCTTAGAAATTAATTTAAATCATCTTGGACTATAACAAATGCTTTTTAAACGAATAACTAAAAGTAAATGGTAATCCTTATAATGGCTGCAATTTGATTTCTGCATGaagaaatcagaaagcactttttccacacaaagggtggtagaaatctggaattctttgcCCGAAAAGGCTGTGGATGCAGTGACAACTGGACCTATCCAGACTGAGATTGTTAGATAAGGCTGTCGAGAGATATGGAGCTAaagcaggcaaatggagttgagatcagccattatctaagtGAATGGCAGAGGAAGCTcgcggggctgaatagcctccaattcttatgttcccatgttcatttgctgtgaagtaaaaCAGCTCAATCTGTAACTCAGTACGCTTTGAAAACACTATgcagttcagatcacaaggggaTCTTATTTTTATCCCATTGGATTATGCTATTGTATAGTTAGATATTGGGCAATATGAATGCACACCTAAGCGTAAAACTGCACATAATTACAAAGTGAATATTTGCTGCTTGATATTCAGTAAATTAAATCTCAGGTTAAATATTTTGAATACTCTCCAAATTTAGAAcaaccttttttttttctttattaggACAAAGACACAAAAGTTGGAACATGTGGTTATTGTGGACTTCGTTTTAAGCAGACACATCATCATTGAGTGGGACCATTTGGAATCTCCTCACTTTTTCTCTTCTGTATGACAGATTTATATAGACTTCAGCTATGAAAGCTACAAAAATAAATTAGTTGATAAGCTCTGTATATGTGTGCTGTTTTGTTTAAAATGAAGGTAGAAGGAAAACTTTTCTCCTGAAACCAATATGACTAATCCGTATGGAAATAGGTGTGACCTCAATTTGAACTTCCACTACACTGCCCTACACTACAATGTACAATAAACTAGTCCCTAACTGTTTTCAGAGCTCTAATTTCTAGTTATTTTGCTTAGTGTTGTTCAAATTTTATGCAGTATCTTGTGGCTGAAAAAATTATTAAATGGCTTCTATGTTGGCTATGTGATAAAAGTAGTTAAATTTAAGTCTTATTTGAGATCCATACATGATGTGTCTATTTAACAATGATGAGATGCATTTTGAATACTTACATTATGGCCCATAACTTGCTGGAACGACACATCTTGTGGCGTGCCCTGTTAGTTAAGACCttttccctcacccttcagctcaaaagttTTGCCCTGTATGTTGCTTGAAGTACGAGCTGATAACGGCGTGGCAAGAGGACTTTAGTAAACGACGGGACCAACAGGCTATCTCCTTAACTGAATGAAGAgaac
This DNA window, taken from Pristiophorus japonicus isolate sPriJap1 chromosome 5, sPriJap1.hap1, whole genome shotgun sequence, encodes the following:
- the ndufs6 gene encoding NADH dehydrogenase [ubiquinone] iron-sulfur protein 6, mitochondrial isoform X2 gives rise to the protein MAAASCLRLSLLNSRLLSALAARKRLLPEPWASPATAALLTSISTLRAGEKVTHTGQVNESFAIHLVAEEPVTEVTDRVVSCDGGGGALGHPKVYINLDKDTKVGTCGYCGLRFKQTHHH